From Salarias fasciatus chromosome 8, fSalaFa1.1, whole genome shotgun sequence:
ctTCCGAGGAGGAAAATGGGATTGTAAACGAGCGGCTTGAAAACAGCCACAGAGGATGCGCGATCTCCCCTGATTTCTACATtcgttttcatttatttccttcCCGAGTGACTCGTTACTACGATGCAAAAGCCTGAGAGGACCTGGCTGCAATAAGACTGGCgctggattgaaaaaaaaaagagggggaaaaaaaggtcagTCGGCTTTATTTCCACAGGCTGCTGTTTGAGTTTTGCGTGTTGatctgaaatgcatgtttgcttttaatttctttgctttaacattttaattcatcAAGCCATTTCCAGTGAATTGCTGCGAGCGGCGGCAGCCTCTCTTCTATTGCCTCCTTTTGTCCTTTaagcttttgttttgtgcaCAACAAGCGCTCCCCAGGTTGTGCACACATGATGGAACAATGCCATATGTACACACCTGCACGGACACACGGGGGCTGCAGCCATCAGTCCTTTGAGAGCAGCCCGTCTTTGTGCTGCCCGTGTCTTTGTGACCTGCTTTCCGTGTTACCTGAGAGAGGCCtgcctttctcctctctccgctCACACATTCAGCAACATCACAAGTGAGCAAAAATGAGGATGGATGTCAAAGTGGATTATAAAGAGGCTTATTGTGATACTGAGCCTGTGTCCAGCTGGcagtctgcaggaaaaaaaacaaacatgtttttaggGACTGATtagaaaatctttaaaagagaaatacagcaggggtttgtttgtttatgcttttttctcccctctcacTTCATTTTAAACGCAGGGCTGGTGGTGGAGTGCTGGGAAGCAGGTTGATCCCAGAGGCTTGTAAACAGAGCATGATGTGTAGAAGAGGTGGAGTTCCCCCGGAATGGAAGACATGAAATATGCAGTGCATCTGACAAGCGTTTACTTTGCAttttaacatttacatttactgTTGCTAAGCTATTAAATGGCAGAAAAGAGTCTTCACACCAAGGTCCCTCAATAACAATGTCAGAGATGTAAAGCTGTTTCTAATGGGAAGTAGCAGatctgatgtgtgttttatttatttatttcatttaaagaaatgcatgaacccttcatccatcttctgtgccACTCTATCTAATTGGAGCTGCATGGGACTGTAGGTGAAAGCTGGGTCGACTGTacatcacagtgcaaacacacacacacacacacacactctctctctctcacttgtgggttttttttaatcttagaGTCACCATGCACAAATAAATTGACCTCGAGGATATATTGAAATACCCGCACTcccccaaaaacacacaaaaaaaaaggtgtaggagaacatgcagactcagaAAAACAGTCTGATCGGTTTTATTCAAACTCGGAAacctcactgtgaggcaagaatGCTAACCACTACCCCACCATGCCACCTCAATGACTTAACCCttggttgaatttttttttcttttcagtttttaaaccaAAAACAGACCCATTACGTATATTATGTGTAATATTGGATGTTCCTCTTAGCTTAAGAAAATAGCAGTGATGTATCATTAGTGATATATTTTACATAGAACATGTCCAGCTGGAtcagtaaagagaaaaacaatcaaacctttttttgtttttagcacTAATTCTACTTTCTTGGGCCATGCAGTCAATCATAACTCAAAAGAATCCGATGATcctgtgaagtttttttcttctatgcTGACAGAAATTAATCTGTATTGATGAACtgagtaattttatttttacaatgaatgaaataaactaGGAATGTTTATTCGTAccatgagaggaggaagaatcaTTTTCCTCGACCTGTTTTTCCAACATCAGTCGTTTTTACACCGCCCTTGATGAGGAtgcacctctttttttttgtttggtttttttttttggaaatggctAAAAGCATTTTCTTGCTCCCAGGTGGAACCGGCAGCCGCCCACAGGACCAGACCTCAGACAGAGTCTCCGTTTTGCTGACAGCATGGACGTGAACGCGATGCCCGCCCCCGCCGTGTGGCCGGGAGAGGAGCAGCCGTCGCTGCTGGACCAGGACGCCTCGCTGTCGTGCCAGGTCGCCGTGCCCGTGCCGTGCCCGCCGCCTCGGGGCGAGGAGCTCgtgcacggcggcggcagcccGGTGGTCACGGGGCCCCCCCGCAGCAAGTCCAAGGGAGAGCTGGTCATCGTCATCAACGAGAAGCTGAAGAACAGTGAGTGACTgggtctgggtggagggggggggttaGCTGCTTCGTCAGCTCGCCCGGGGAAAGTCAGATTCCCGTGCATCAGCGCGGTCCTCTGGGACGGCACGTGCACACgctcaccccctccctccccccccgtCCTCTCCGTCCCTCATGTGCAGGTAATGGGATCCACCCTGCAGAGAGCACCTCTCCCGTCATCTCCTCCCCTCCCAGAAGGCAACACTCCATCTCCTACCCCCACCACGCCAAAACCAGGAAGGGCAGCAGGGCGGGCTCCATCGGCTACACCGCCTTCTCGCCCAGGCCGTCGCTCTCCCGCCACTCCAGCATCGCCACCAACCCGCCCTTGGACCGGACCAAGGTCAAAGACTACCTCCTGCTGTCCGTGCTGGCCTGCTTCTGTCCGGTCTGGCCCATCAACATCGTGGGATTTGTTTACTCCATCATGGTAAGAACACGGCGTCCCGTCCGGTTTGCTTCCTCTCTCGCTGTCTGCCCGCATCAACCTAATTCCtctctgtccttcagtccaAGAACAGTCTGGAGCAGGGGAACCTGGACGGCGCAGTGCGTCTGGGACGCGTGGCCAAGATGCTCTCTGTGGTGTCTCTAGTAGGAGGGACGGTCATTATCATCGCCTGCATTGTCAACTTGGCCAGTGAGTGTCCCAGatctgacctttaacccccccccccccccaccaccaccacccttcACATTTTCACTACAGCATTCCTGCCATcgcagtattttatttttttttttttttgtgacacaaAACCCTTTCTAGTCCTAATGTCACATTAAACTGTGTGAGCCGGATGTGTCCGTCCCCGTGTGCACACTGCAGCACTTTAGGCCTCCGAAACTGTGTCAACGCCAGACAAAGATCAGAACATATTAGGAGCTTCTGCGTCAAACTCAAATCAACATTTTATGACATGTTCCTGCACATTTGCACGGGCGGCCTCCAGTTGGAGGCAGcctcagtgtgttgtgtgttatgtgtgtatgtgtctgtgtgttttagatCCGTCCTGTTTGTACAAAATGTGAATTATCGTTGCTGAAATCTGTGTAAGAGATGGGCTCAATAAATGTACATACTCTTAAGAGTTACCTTCCAAATAAAGAGATCAGTGATTATTTCAGTGAGGAATAGGAGCAGTGTTTATCTTAGAAATGCTCTTCATTTGCAGTCCAAGCAGATTTCCATGTTCTGTGTGTCTGAACGCACTCAGCTTGTTGGCTCTCATTAAGCCCGGAGATGTCTCTAATTAGTTCATCCACTGGAAGAGCAATTGTACATACAACTCTGGAGTTTTAAGAGCTCTGGGACTCGACCAaaccttgttttcttttctcattacGTAACCGCCCTCTGCGGTCTGTGAAAGTTTATGCATCCATATCAAGTTTCGGACTGTATAGCTCTGACTAATGtgcttcctcttctgtttttttagtAAATGTGAAAACCTGAGTTTCATCCCAGGATGAAACCGGATAGGACAACTGACTGTCTGGCCTGCACCTGCACCATCATCCTTACCGCCTAGTCATTACCTGGATATGTGACAAAGTTGCACCTGATATACAGTGCTTACTTATATTTCTCCAATCTATATGA
This genomic window contains:
- the prrt2 gene encoding trafficking regulator of GLUT4 1, giving the protein MDVNAMPAPAVWPGEEQPSLLDQDASLSCQVAVPVPCPPPRGEELVHGGGSPVVTGPPRSKSKGELVIVINEKLKNSNGIHPAESTSPVISSPPRRQHSISYPHHAKTRKGSRAGSIGYTAFSPRPSLSRHSSIATNPPLDRTKVKDYLLLSVLACFCPVWPINIVGFVYSIMSKNSLEQGNLDGAVRLGRVAKMLSVVSLVGGTVIIIACIVNLAINVKT